A stretch of DNA from Candidatus Poribacteria bacterium:
TGTGTTGGTCACGACGCACTACGGAGCGCTGAAGGCGTACGCCCACGAGAGCCCGCGTCTGATCAACGCTTCGATGGAGTTCGACCTCGACACGCTGTCTCCGACGTTCCGAATGCAGGTGGGCTTGCCCGGTAGCAGCCATGCCGTGCGCATCGCCGAGCGGCTGGGCTTGCCCCAGGACGTTCTGCAGAACGCGCGCGAGCGAATGGGCGCGGATTCAGTCGCCGTCGAGGATTTGATCGCGCACGTCGAACGCGTCCGCCAGGAACTCGACTCCGAGCAGCGCGACCTTCGCGGCGAGCTCGATTTGGCGCAGCGTCGTGCGCGAGAGCACGGCGAGCAGCTCGCGGAGTTGCGCGCGCGCCGACGGCAGTTGATCGAGGACGCCGAAGCCGAAGCTGGCGAGATCATCCGCTCCGCTCGGGCGCTCGTCGAGAACACTGTCAGCGACATCCGACGGAGCCAGGCTTCCAAGGAATCGATTACCTCGGCGCACCGCGCGCTTGCGGTGGCTCGGGAGGAGCTCCTTGAACGGCGCGACAACGCCACGGAGCGAGAACCTGGACCGGATGCCGGGCCTGCCCTCCTGCCCGGGAGCCCCGTCTATGTCAAGCCGATGCGGGCGGACGGCGAGGTCGTCGACGCGACGGACGATCACGGCATGGTGCGCGTGCGCGTAGGATCCATGACGATCGCGTTGCACGTGAGCGACCTGGAGCCTGTCGAAGGCAGAGAGCCGACGAAGCCCAAGCGCCGCGAAGCTTCCCCAGCGCGAGTCTCCAAAACCGCGACGATCCAGATGAGCCTCAACCTGATCGGCGAGCGTGTCGCGCCGGCTTTGGAAGCCGTCGAGAAGTATCTCGACGACGCCGTGCTGGCTGGGCTGGAGCGTGTCACGTTGGTGCATGGCAAGGGAACCGGGGCGCTGCGAACCGCCATCCATCAACGATTGCGCCAGCATCCCCAAGTGGCGGAGTACCGTCTCGGCACGCGCGAGGAAGGCGATGCCGGCGTGACCATCGTGACGATGCGAGCCTGAGCGTCTGTCCACGTACGGATCGGTTGGCTATGTATGCCGAGTGGGGAGGGCTGCCGGAGCGTGTGACCTCCACGGTCCGGCGAGGACGCGTGAGAAGCGAGCCAATGCCAAGCAGCCGCATCTCCAGCTCAGTCATTGAGCGCATCCGCGGGCGCATCGACCTTGTGAGTCTCGTGGAGGATGCTGGCGTCGCTCTGAGGCGCACGGGCAAGCAGTTCACCGGCAAGTGCCCCTTCCACCAGGACGACTCGCCGTCGTTCTCAGTCTCGCCTGAGAAGCAGCTCTACCACTGCTTTGGGTGCGGCGCCAGCGGAACCGTGTTCACGTTCGTATCGAAACGAGAGGGCATCTCGTTCGAGGAAGCCGTCGAAAAGCTTGCGCAGCGCGCTGGCATCCCACTGTCCGACATCCGCGAAGCCGGTCCGGCGCCGGAAGAGCAGCAGCTCGTTCAGGCGAACCGGTTCGCCCGCGAGACGTTCCATGCCGCGCTCCTGGATGGTGAGCTCGGCGCGCCCGGGATGGCGTACCTCCGCAAGCGTGGCATCCGCGAGGAGACGATCCGCGACCTCCAGATCGGATATGCCCCTGCGAAGTGGGATTGGCTCCTCACGACGATGGTCCGCAATGGCTTCCCGCCGGAGTTGCTAGTTCGCGGGGGACTGCTCCGCGAGCGGGAGGACGGCAGGCGGTACGACTACTTCCGCAACCGCATCATCTTTCCCATCGTCGATGGGCGTGGAGACTTGGTCGCGTTCGGCGGACGCGCCATCGACGACGCCGTTCCGAAATACCTCAACTCGCCTGAGACTCCCCTCTACAAGAAGAGCGAGGTCCTCTACTTCCTCCACACGGCAAGGACCGCGATTCAGGAGGAGGGGCGCGCCCTCGTTACGGAAGGCTATCTGGACGCGATCGCCCTCTACGAAGCTGGCATCGGGAACGTCGTCGCATCGCTCGGAACGGTTCTGTCCGAGACGCACGCGCGGATTCTCAGGCGGAGCGCCGAAGAGGTCGTCTTCGTGTTCGATGGCGACAGCGCAGGGAGCCGCGCCGTGATCAGCGGCGCTCCCGTGTTCCTGTCTGAGGGGTTCCGAGTCCGCATTGCGCTGCTACCGTCCGGCAAAGACCCGGATGACTATGTGCGTGAACAGGGCGCGGACGCCATGCGGCAACGCGTCGAGGACTCGGTGAACCTGGTCGAGTTCCAGATACGCAACCTGGCGGCGGACGTCGATCCGAATGCGCCCGAGACTCAGGCGCGACTCGTGTCCGAGCTGGCGGCGTTGCTGAAGTCGGTTCGGAGCCCGATTCTCCTGAAGTCGTACGGCAAACTCGTCGCCGAGCAGTTCGACATGGATCCAGAGGACGTCTGGGCGGAGCTGAGGCGACAAGGCGTCTCGCTCAAGACGCCTGCCCCCCGGCGCGACACCCGAAGGAAGGAGAGCCTCGACGCACGGATGAGCGTGGAGCGGCAGTTGCTCGCATGGCTGATCGCCATGCCCAGCGAGATCGAGGCTGCCTCCGAGCGGATCAGCCCATCGGACTTCGCTGACCCGATGCACCAAGAGATCGCTCGACTTCTGTGGTCCGCGTCGCAGGGGTCGGAACCGTTCGACGCACTGCTGCTAGTGGAAACGAGCTCGGACGACCACGTGCGCGAGTTGCTGTCGCGACTCGTGTTGGTGCGCCGTCCACCGGATCTGCCGTCCGAGATCGCGGGCTGCCTAGCCCGCATCGAGCGTGACATCCTGAGGCGCGGCGAACAGCGCCACTTGGAAGACCGTACTAAGGAGGATGATGTCGATGATCTGGTCGTCGCTCGTGAGCTTCTCGAGCTGACGCGCCAGCGTCGACCGTCGAAGTCGACGTGACAGTCGACATTGACCCCGTGTGTGATAGGCGGGTTCCCGCCCATCGGTCCGTTGTCGTGTGCGAGCTCCGCAATCCCGAGGAGAAGCGAGAAGCATGATTGCCCGTAGGAGAGTTCTCGGGCCCGAGCGGCATATGTCGCGCGTTGCCCGTCGCCGCTCTGAGAGCAACCTAGGTGCTTTCGACGACGCCGAAATGCTTCCCCAGGCGGAGGATTCAGACGAGTTCTACAGTCCATTCGGTTCCGAGATTGACGAGATTCGCATCGACCGCGGTCGTGGGTCTGAGGATGATGTTGACGACATCGGTTTCGATGCGTCAGATGCCGAGGAAGCCGACACCGGCAGCGACTTGGACGCGGACGACGATGGCGCGAAGGTCGAAGACGACGATGCGTCCGTCCTTCCTGTACTTCTGGAAACGGCTCCAGCCGATTGGGTGTCCGATGACCCGATCAAGGTCTACCTGCGCGAGATGGGCAAGGTGCCCCTCCTGACCAAACAGCAGGAGGTGTCCCTCTCGAAGCAGATCGAAGAGGGTCAGCGGATCGTCCAGGACGCCGTGTTCGAGACGCCCATCGCATTGACCGAAGTGCGCAAGCTACTGAACGCGATCATCAAGCAGAAGGTGCGCCCAGCCGACGTTCTCGACCTGCCGACTCAGAACCGAAGCAACCGGGGATCGCGCCACATCCGCATGGCGCGCGAAGCCCTCGAGACGATGAACCGATGCGAGCTCGATCTGCACCACATCAGGGCCCGGTTGCGGGATGGCAACGTGACGACTGTGGAACGCGAGTCGCTCGAGAACCAGCGTGCGCAGACGCGAGCCAAGCTCACGTCGACGCTTCGCCGGCTCAAGCTCAGCCGGGAGCAGGTGCACCTGATCAGCGACCAGGTGAAATGCCTGGCGGACCAGATGAGCTTCCCGCGCCAGCGCCTGTGGCATATCTCGCGCGAGACACGGCTGTCGGTCGATGAATTGATCGGCCACGCCCAGTCCAGGAACGTCGGGGCCCTGCCCGAAGGCGTGTCGTGGGACTGCCTGAAGTCGTACTACCCAGAGGTGATCCAGACGCGGCGCATCATCGCCCACCTGGAGAGCCAACTGGGGTTTGACTCGCAATACCTGAGCGAGCTCCGCAAGCGCATTCAGCGCGGCGAGGCGCTCGCAGCGGAGGCGAAGCGCGCCATCATCGAGGCGAACCTTCGGCTCGTCGTCAGTATCGCCAAGAAGTACTCGGTCCGCACTCCGAACCTCATGTTCCTGGACCTCATCCAGGAGGGGAACATGGGGCTGATGAAGGCGGTCGATAAGTTCGAGTACCGGCGGGGCTACAAGTTCAGCACGTACGCGACGTGGTGGATTCGTCAGGCGATCAGCCGAGCCATCGCGGACCAGGCGCGGACCATTCGCATCCCCGTTCACATGATCGAGACCATCAACCGCCTATCCCGGATCTCCCGGCAGTTCGTGCAGGAGCACGGTCGCGAGCCGAATCCGGAGGAGTTGAGCGTGCGCATGGACCTGCCCACCGAGAAGGTCCGGCAGATCCTCCGAGTCGCGCAAGAGCCGATCTCGCTGGAAACGCCGATCGGCGAAGAGGAAGATAGCCATCTCGGCGACTTCATCGAGGACAAGGACGTGAAATCGCCCGTGACGGAGACGTCCGTCACGATGCTGCGCGAGCAGGTTGCGGGCGTGCTGGACGCTCTCGATCCGCGAGAGGCGCAGGTGATCCGGCTGAGATTCGGCATCGGCGACGGGTGCCCTCGAACCCTCGAGGAAGTCGGGGCAGTGTTCAACGTGACTCGCGAGCGCATCCGCCAGATCGAGGCGAAAGCTTTGCGCAAGCTCCGTCACCCGATTCGGAGCCATCGACTTCGCGGGTTCGTCGAGTTCTAGGTTCCGCCCCGAGCCGGGAACCGAAGCGCCATGCCCAAAGTCGTGGCATTCACGTCGCTCATCGGAGAGCCCGCGCGCCTGCTGTTCGGCGCGGCTCCGCCGGGATACGACGTCGCGCAACTGAGACCCTCCCTCGACGATGGCAGTAAAGCGGCCGTCGTCCGCGACGCCGACTTCTTGATCCTGTTCCCAGGTTCCATTTCCGAGACCGTACTCCGCGCGGCTGGACGGCTGAAGCTGATCCAGCTCGTCAGCGCTGGATATGAGGGCATGCCGCTGAGCGTCTGCCGCGAGCTTGGCATCGACGTGGCGAACAATGGCGGCTCCAATGCGATCGACGTCGCCGAGCACACGCTTGCGCTGGTCTTGGCGTTCTATCGGCGGTTGACCGAGCTGGACCGGCGGATCCGGGGGGAGCCCGGCTTCGATTCGCGGACGGGTGAGACGACCTACACGATCGATGGGAAGCTCTGTGGGATCGTCGGGTTCGGGAACATCGGTCGGCGTGTGGCGCGGCTGTTCACGGCATTCGGAGCCGATGTCATCTATGCGGACGCGGTTCCCGCCCCGGAGGCGGTAGAGAACGAGCTCGGCGTCCAGCGCGAATCGCTGCACGAACTGCTCAGAGAGTCAGACGTCGTCACGCTGCACGTCCCTCTCACGAGTGCGACGCGCGGGCTGATCGGCGCTCGCGAGTTGGGGTTGATGAAGCCATCTGCCGTTCTTGTCAACACGTGCCGGGGCCCGGTTGTCGACGAACCGGCGCTCGTGGACGCCCTGCGCGCCCAGCGACTCCGTGGCGCGTGTCTCGACGTGCTCACACAGGAACCGCCTGCGATCGACAACCCACTGCTGACACTCGACAACGTGCTGCTCACGCCCCACACGGCTGGGATCACGTTCGACACATGGGAACGCCGAGGCAGATTCATCTTCGAGAACCTGAACCGCGTCTGGGAAGGTCAGGAGCCCCTCGCCCGAGTCCTCCCCTAACGCTGATTCGACGAGAGCCCGCCTGTACTCCAACCATACCGAATCCGGGGCGCGCCGTGCGCCAACATGTTGGGCAAGCGAAACGGCAGCCACTCCCGAGGGAACGGCTGCCGTTGATATGTCTCGCGATTCAGGTCGTCGCTAGCGCCTGCGGCCTGCAGCCTTTGCAGGAGCAGCGATGGAGAACGTGAAGGCTTCGTCGGCGGCAGCGTTGCCGGCGGCGTCCTTCGCGCCCATCGTGCTGACCGTGTAGGTCTTGCCAGCGGCAAGCGGCGCATCTGCCGTGAAGGTCAGCATCATGCCATCGACGAGGCTCGAGCCAGTGACGGCCGCGCCAGAGTCGTCAGCAACTGCCAGCGTACCTTCGGCAAGGTTCTCCGAGTAGGTCACCTTGACGGCAGTGACGGCGCTGTCGGCGGGCAGCTCGCCCGTCGGCTCGACGCCCTGAACGACGGGAGCGGTGGCGTCCATGTACTCGAAGACGACCGTGGTCGTCGACGCCTTGTCAGGCGGATTCAGCACGCCGATCTTGACGGAGCCCGGCTCGTGAGCCGGCAGTTCAGCGCTGAGGGAGGTCGCGCTGTCCATCTTCGTCGCGACGGGGCTGTTGTTGACGGTGATCTTCGCGCCCTGCTTGAAGTTCTTACCCGTGACCTTGACGGTCGTGCCGGTCTCGGGACCGCTCTGCGGGTCGATCTTCTCAACGGTGGGCGTCGGATTGCAGGCAGACAACGCAAGCACGAGGGCGGATACCGTGGCGATACCCGCGTATTTGGCCATGCCCATTTTCGAGCACTTCTCGCTTTCCAAGCTCCCACATGGGGAACTGAACGATAGACGAAGCATCAGACGAGATGCACGCAACGACTAACGTGTGACGACCCGCCGACGCTGTTGCACTCGACGTCCGAGTGGGCGCAGGCGGCGACCCAAGGTCAACGCACATCGGGTGGATCGACGTCCACCTGTGGGACGTCAGATCACTTCCTTGTGGCTCTCCGGTACGCCGGCACGGCGTCTCGAACCCTACGGCTCGACGAACCACGACATCGCTGCGGCAGCGCGTCCATTCAACGCCTCAAACACACCCTCCTGGTGCGTCCGATGGAACCGGAATCCGGCTCGGAACCGCCCTTGGAAGCGCTCTCAGGACGCGAATGACAACGCTGTGTACGGAAAGCGTCGACACCCGCTTTCGCATGCAACATTCAAAATGATGACCCATCTGCCTACGGTTTGCAAGGCTATTTGGTCGCATCATCTCGACGCGCCACGCGCCGAGGCTCGTGTTCGCGCGGGTTGGCGGCTCCTTTCTGAGCAGCGGCGCATTGACACAACGGGGTCGCGCCGAATATGATGGAGAGACGACTGATGCGCGGCAATCCCGGAAAGGACGGTGGATCGCACCCATGGGCCTCTCGGTAGTCGGCAAGATTCTGACGCGTCACTTGGTGACGGGCGAGCTGGTTGCGGGTGAGAAGATCGGCGTTCGGATCGATCAGACTTTGACCCAGGACGCCACCGGCACGATGGCGTACCTCGAGTTCGAGGCGATGGGCACGCAGCGAGTGCGGACCGAGCTGTCCGTATCCTACGTCGACCACAACATGGCGATGTTCGGGCCCGAGAACCACAACGATCACCTCTACTTGCAGTCGATTGCCGCGAGGATCGGGGCGTATTTCTCACGAGCGGGCAACGGCATCTGCCATCAGGTACATCTGGAGCGCTTTGCCCGTCCCGGCAGGACTCTCCTCGGGTCGGACTCGCACACGCCGACAGCCGGCGGCATGGGCATGGTGGCAATCGGCGCCGGCGGGCTCGATGTCGCCCTCGCCATGAGCGGAGCGCCGTTCACCATGGAGGCTCCGCGAGTCATCGGGGTTCGACTGACAGGTCGCCTAAGCCCGTGGGTGGCAGCCAAGGACATCATCTTCCGCGTACTCGAGATCCTTACGACCAAGGGCAACGTGAACTGCATCATCGAGTACTGCGGACCCGGCGTCGAGACGCTCAGCGTCCCGGAGCGCGCGACCTGTACCAACATGGGCGCCGAGCTCGGCGTGACGACCTCGGTATTTCCGTCCGACGAACGGACCCGCGACTACCTTCGCGCCCAAGGCAGGGAGGACATCTGGGAGCCCTTGAGCGCCGACCTCGACGCCACGTATGATCGAGTGATCGACATCGACCTATCGACGCTCGAACCGTTGACATCGGCTCCGTCCAGCCCGGACAACATCGTGACGGTCCGCAGCGTGCAGGGCAAGGAGATCCATCAGGTACTCGTCGGCTCCTGCACGAACAGCTCCTATCGCGACCTGATGATCGTCGCCTCGATGCTCAAAGGGCGGACGATCCATCCGCGCGTGCAGATGGGAATATCCCCCGGTTCGCGGCAGGTCTTCGAGATGATCGCGGAGAACGGCGCGCTGGCGACGCTGATTGGAGCCGGATGCCGCATCTTGGAGTCGGCATGCGGACCTTGTATTGGGCAGGGGCAGTCTGCCGGTGATGATCGTGTCAGCTTGCGCACATTCAACCGGAACTTCAAGGGCAGAAGTGGAACCAAAGACGATCAGGTCTACCTGGTTAGCCCGGAGACAGCCGCTGCGTCGGCGCTCCAGGGCGTCTTCACCGATCCTCGCACGCTCGACATGCCGTACCCGTCGTTTGAGTGGCCCAAACGGTTTCGCATCGACGATGCCATGATCATCCCGCCGCCGGCGGACGGCAGCGGCGTCGAGGTCATTCGGGGTTCCACCATCGGCGACCCTCCCACCAACTCCACGCTTCCAGACGATGTGAACGGCAAGGTGTTGATCAAAGTCGGCGATAAGATCACGACCGACCACATCATGCCTGCGGGCCCGTTCCTCAAGTTTCGGTCGAACATCCCGGCTTACTCGGAAGCCGTGTTCTACATCTTCAACGAACCGGACAAGCCCGCATTCTTCGAGCGCGCGGCGGAATGGCGCGACCAGGGCGGACACGGCATCATCGTCGGCGGCGAGAGCTACGGACAGGGATCGTCTCGCGAACACGCCGCGATCTGCCCGATGTACCTGGGAATCAAGGCGAAGATCGTCAAATCCATCGAACGGATTCATTTGGCGAACCTGATCAACTTCGGGATCGTGCCGCTGCTCTTCGCGGCTCCCGACGACTACGACGGGATCGACGAGGGTGATCGTTTGTCGATCGACGGCATCGCCGCTCAACTGCGCGCCGGGACCGAGATCATGGTGCGGAACACGACGAAGGACACCGCGTTCCGCACGCGGCATACGCTGACAGACGAGGAAGTAGAGATCGTTATCGCGGGCGGGAAGCTCAATCAGGTGGCGTCTTCTTGACGCCCCGGGCGTGAACCAGCCGTTCGACCGCGTCGTCCAACTCGGATCGTCGGCGCACGATCAGCGTCTGCCCCGTAGGCACGCCTGCGGCGCATGCGTCGGTGCGCATGCGTTCGACCTTGCCCTGACGCTTGTAGCCCCATGCCCACAGGGGCAGTTCCCACAGGACAGACGGGAATGGCTCGCCGATGTCGCGGACGTTGGCGGGAGCCGGAGTGACGCCGCGCCATCCGAGCCGACGACCCAAGGCTCGATGTGTCAGTCGGAGGAGGTTCGTCCGGAACGGCAGGTCGAAGAGCACGACCCACTCGGCGCGAGCGAGAACGATATCGCGGACCCGCGAGTAGTTCCCGTCGATGATCCACTCGGGCTCCGAGGCGATCTGCGCCACGCGTGTCCGGAACTCGTCGGTCGGGAGCTCTTCCCAGCCCGGTTGGTGGAAGACATCGTCCAGGTGGATGACCGGGAGCTCCAGCAGGTTCGCAAGCCGTCGAGCAGTCGTTGTCTTTCCAGAGCCCGGCGCTCCTAGGATCGATATCCGCACGACAATCGCTCCACCATCAGTCGGTCATGCGCCATTCACCGCGCAAGGCAGCGTAGATGAGCGTGTCTCGTCGCCCGTCCGCCGTGGGTGTGTCCGCGCGTAAGCGCCCTTCGAGCTTCATCCTCGCCTTCTCCGCGACGCGAGCGCTCGCTCCGTTGCGCGCGTCGCAGTGCCACTCGAGGCGTTCCCACGACCAGGCGTCCGAAAAGCCCCATGTCAGGAGCGCAGTCAGGACGCGCGTTCCCATGCCCTGATGGGCTGCGTCAGCGCGGACCCACATGCCGATCTCCGCAGTGCCGGCGGCTCGCGGACGACCGCGCGGATGGAATCCGGTCCCTCCTAGGAGACGATTGCCTCCCACATCGAAGATGCCCAACGTGTAGTCCTCGTCGAGCAGGTACCGAGCACACGCGTGGCGGCAGAACGTGTCCGCCTCGTCGTCGGACGCGTCGAGTTTCGCCCAGGGCATGAAGGTCTTGAGATGCTCGTAGGAAGCGCGGACAGCTTCCGCCAGTGCGCGTCCGTCGCCGGGCTCGTACCGGCGCACAGCGAATGCCTCCGTCGTGAGGCGATCAGGCGCGGACCACCGCATGGTTGGGCTTACCCCCTTCACGAGTTCTGCGCCACCAGCCAACGGATCCCGGCGGCAACCGTCGCCAGCGCGGCTGGGTTCTCGTGGTGGTAGGGTATGACGAGGTCCGCGTGTCGCTTGGCTGCCTCGGTGTAGATGGGGAAGTTGGGGATCACATCGCGGCGATACCAGGCGATCGCGGTAGCGAGGTCGCCGCCGCGTCGCTGGACATCGCGTTCGAGGCGCCGCAAGACGCGTTCGTGCGGATCGACATCGAGGAACAGGCGAAGATGGGAAAGATCGCGTAGCCGTTCACTCCACAACAACAGGTGTCCCTCGACCAGGATGACCGAGGAGGGCTTCACGACTCCGTCGCCGCGTCGAGCTGCGACGGATCCCCCGGATTGGAGACGCTCGATGTCGCCGCAGAGGACGTCCCACTCGACGGCGTCCGGGTGATTCGCCGTGCGAACTCTCTCGCGCTCCTCCGGCGGATAGACGGACCAGTCGCGGAAGTAGGCGTCCTGATGTAGCACCACCGGATTCATGTCGTCGAGTGCCTCGCTCAGTCCAGACGTGAACGTCGTCTTGCCGGACGCGGACCCACCGCAGATGGCTACCGTCACCGGAACTCCCAAGCGCGCCAATGTCTATCCTCCGAGATCGACTGCCGAAATGCCGGGTCGATGATACACCCAGATCGCGAGGGGCGCAGGTGTGTCTTTGATGGCGACAGCCGTTCACTGGTAGAATCCGTCCGTGTGCAGCGTCCGACAGACTCAAGGAGTGATCGATGGCTGAGAAGAAGCGCTGCTTGATGATCGGCGCAGGCGGCATGGCAGGCGGCTGGATTCGTCACTTCTTCCCGAACTTCGCAGACCGCATGGAGATCGTGGCACTGGTCGAGATCCGCGAGCAGGTGCTCAAGGACCAGGGCGACTTCCTGAACCTGACGCCGTCGCAGAGGTTCACGAACATGCACGACGCATTCGCGTCGGTGGACGCGGATTTCTGCACCATCGTGATCCCGCCGGCGCACCATCGTGAAGCCGCAGTTGGCGCGGCGGAAGCTGGGCTGGACATCCTGAGCGAGAAGCCCATCGCCGACACGTGGGAGGACTGCCTGGCGATTTGCCAGGGTGTGCGCGACGCAGGCGTACGGATGCAGGTCGTCCAGAACTATCGGTTCACGCCGCGCATCTTGACGATCCAGAAAGCCGTTCGAGAGGGACTGATCGGCGAGCCGAACTACATCATGGGAAGGTTCGCTGCAGACTACCGACAGCGCGGCGCCTGGGGCATGTTCCGGCATGAGATTCCGCACAGCCTGCTGGTCGAGGGGTCCGTCCATCACTTCGATCAGATGCGGAACCTTGCCGGAGCCGACTGCAGCACGATCGCGGGCTGGGAGTGGAACCCAGGGCACGCGAGTTTCGACGGCGAGTGCTGCGGCACTTACGTGATGCGCATGGCGAACGGCTTGTACGCACACTACGAGGGCAACTGCCTCGAAGCCGGTTCCCAGAATAGCTGGCACGCCGAGTACTACCGGATCGAAGGGCAGGCGGGCGCCGTCGTGCTGGACCGCGACAACAAGGTCGTGCTGCTCTCTCACACGCCGGGCTCGGGAGTTCTCACGCACGAGTTGCCCCTGGTCAGCGTGGAGTGGGATGGTCACAACGCCATCGTGAACCAGTTCCTCGACTGGCTGAACGGCGGGCCCGAGCCGCCGACCGTCATCTCGGACAACATCAAGAGCGCCGCGATGCTGTTTGGCGCGGTCGAGGCATCGGAGACGAACCAGACCGTCGACGTCGAAACCAAGGCGCGTGAAGCCCTCGGCTAGCATACCGACGGATCGCCGCGCACCAGGCGACAGGAGGCTGAAGATGCGAGCTGGCGCAGCGCAAACGAACATCACGCCGCTGCTGGGTACGTCGTTGGCGGGCTATTTCCACGACCGCAAGGCGAGAGACGTTCGCGACGAGCTCCACGCCAAGGCGATCGTGCTGGACGACGGCGACACGACCGTCGCGTTCGTCATCTGTGACATCATCGCCCTTCCGGGCGAAACCGTCCGCGCCGCTCGTGACATGATCGAAGCCACGTGCGCGATTCCTGGCGGCAATGTGCTGGTGGCGGCGACGCATACCCACACGGGCCCGTCGCCAGCGGGCTTGTTGGGAACGCCCTGCGCGGAATCGTACATGGCATCTTTGCCCGAGCGCATCGCCGACAGCGTGCGACGCGCCGCTGCGCGGATGCAGCCTGCCAAGTGGCAGGTGCGGCTCGGACAGGAGACGCGCCTCAGCTTCAACCGGCGGTTCCGCATGAAGGATGGCTCCGTCGTGATGAACCCCGGCTACAGGAACCCTGAGATTGTCGAGCCGGTGGGGCCCATCGATCCCGATGTAGCCGTCCTGCATGTCGTGAACGCCGAAACCGGCGCGGGCATCGCGCTCCTGGCGAATTTCGCGCTGCACTACGTCGGCGGATCACCGGGCGACTGGATCAGCGCCGACTACTTCGGCATGTTCGCCGAGACGGTGCGGGAATGGTGCGGCGAGTCGTTCGTGGTCGCTCTCGCCAACGGATTCTGCGGCGACGTGAACAACATCGACGTCAACAACCCACCGACGAGGCATGGCGGTTGGGAGCAAGCGGAGCATGTCGCTCGACTGCTGGCATCCAACGTGATCGCGCTGATCGACCGAGGCGACTTCCAGGACGCTGGGACGCTGTCCGTCGCTCGCGAAGAACTGACGATCCCCGTCCGGGCGATCACCGACGCGATGCGACGAGACGCTCGGCGCGTCCTTGGGGATCGCTCTCCCGACGACCCGTCGGACGGTTACTCGCGCGACGAGCTCTATGCGCGCGAACTGCTGCTCCTCGACGCGATGCCGCGCCAGGTGACCACCGAAGTGCAGGCGATATCGCTCGATGGCGTCGGGTTCGTCGGGCTGCCAGGCGAGGTGTTCGCGCAGTACGCCGTAGACCTCGCCGCCCGGTCGCCGCTCCGACCGCTGTTCAAGATCGAGCTCGCGAACGACTACGTCGGGTACGTCCCTACGCGAGCTGCATTCGACGAAGGCAGCTACGAGACCTGGCTCGCCCGGAGCAGCAAGCTCGTGCCGGAGGCGGGCGAGATGATGGTCGCCGCCGCGGAGCGTCTTCTGTCGGGTCTTGCCAGCGACCGCGTCTGACAGCCATCGACGGGACACC
This window harbors:
- a CDS encoding uridine kinase: MARLGVPVTVAICGGSASGKTTFTSGLSEALDDMNPVVLHQDAYFRDWSVYPPEERERVRTANHPDAVEWDVLCGDIERLQSGGSVAARRGDGVVKPSSVILVEGHLLLWSERLRDLSHLRLFLDVDPHERVLRRLERDVQRRGGDLATAIAWYRRDVIPNFPIYTEAAKRHADLVIPYHHENPAALATVAAGIRWLVAQNS
- a CDS encoding Gfo/Idh/MocA family oxidoreductase, whose product is MAEKKRCLMIGAGGMAGGWIRHFFPNFADRMEIVALVEIREQVLKDQGDFLNLTPSQRFTNMHDAFASVDADFCTIVIPPAHHREAAVGAAEAGLDILSEKPIADTWEDCLAICQGVRDAGVRMQVVQNYRFTPRILTIQKAVREGLIGEPNYIMGRFAADYRQRGAWGMFRHEIPHSLLVEGSVHHFDQMRNLAGADCSTIAGWEWNPGHASFDGECCGTYVMRMANGLYAHYEGNCLEAGSQNSWHAEYYRIEGQAGAVVLDRDNKVVLLSHTPGSGVLTHELPLVSVEWDGHNAIVNQFLDWLNGGPEPPTVISDNIKSAAMLFGAVEASETNQTVDVETKAREALG